A single Vulcanisaeta distributa DSM 14429 DNA region contains:
- a CDS encoding AAA family ATPase — protein sequence MDTVNAKQIVDKLLREVSKSVIGYEHEVKLLFACLIAGGHALIEGYPGLAKTTLVKAFAKALGLSFSRIQFTPDLLPSDITGSLIFNPKIGDFEVRFGPIFANIVLADEVNRAPPKVQSALLEAMQEGQVTIGGKSYELPKPFMIIATQNPIELEGTYPLPEAQLDRFMIRIRLGYPSEDIEMKIAENIDLGNVGSINTVVNKEEVEALQSLMRSVYIDQSIIRYIVNLIRATRNARDVKLGASPRAAQVLSKLVRAWALLDGRDYVIPDDVKVLAPYVLNHRVITLGADSTVLIRQLLQQVPTPLMERVLRRP from the coding sequence ATGGACACGGTAAATGCCAAGCAGATTGTGGATAAACTATTGAGGGAGGTCTCTAAGTCCGTGATCGGCTATGAACATGAGGTTAAACTACTCTTCGCATGCCTAATAGCGGGTGGCCATGCATTGATTGAGGGTTACCCAGGTTTGGCTAAAACCACGTTGGTTAAGGCATTCGCGAAGGCCCTCGGTCTCTCCTTTAGCCGTATACAATTCACACCTGACCTATTGCCTAGTGACATAACGGGCTCCCTCATCTTCAACCCAAAGATTGGGGACTTTGAGGTTAGGTTTGGCCCAATCTTTGCTAATATAGTCCTTGCTGATGAGGTTAATAGGGCTCCTCCTAAGGTTCAGTCTGCTTTGCTTGAGGCTATGCAGGAGGGTCAAGTGACAATTGGTGGTAAGTCCTATGAGTTGCCGAAGCCCTTTATGATAATAGCCACGCAGAATCCCATAGAGCTCGAGGGAACATACCCACTACCAGAGGCACAACTAGACAGATTCATGATAAGAATAAGACTAGGATACCCAAGTGAGGATATTGAGATGAAGATTGCTGAGAATATAGATCTCGGTAATGTGGGTTCAATTAATACTGTGGTAAATAAGGAGGAGGTTGAGGCGCTTCAGTCTCTTATGCGGTCGGTATATATTGACCAATCAATAATTAGGTATATCGTGAATCTGATAAGGGCTACGAGAAACGCCCGCGATGTTAAGTTAGGCGCAAGCCCAAGGGCTGCGCAGGTACTTAGTAAGTTGGTTAGGGCCTGGGCTTTGTTGGATGGTAGGGACTACGTAATACCCGATGACGTGAAGGTTCTGGCGCCTTACGTCTTAAACCATAGGGTTATAACACTTGGCGCTGATAGTACTGTACTAATTAGGCAGTTACTTCAGCAGGTACCGACGCCACTCATGGAGAGGGTGCTTCGTAGGCCATGA